In Streptomyces nojiriensis, one genomic interval encodes:
- a CDS encoding MMPL family transporter yields the protein MNTESAEGPGLLHRSGRWCARHAWRVVALWVLALVGLGLANHTWGGTYADSFSLPGTSTQTGADLLTAHTTGSGGTASALVLTSDGGAVTDHRAAIEAAVAGLGRLPDVLSVADPLTTPGAVSADGGTAQVTVRFDGNPASFDPAYLAEVDTAVEPLRADGVTVEYGAPLGQLATPKSADRASEAIGLAVAVLVLLIGFGSVAATGLPLATAVIGLSVSLAGLGLLAGRFGFAQAAPTLAAMMGLGVGIDYALFLATRYRALLHAGAEPAEAVGRTVATSGRAVLVAAATVAMALGGLCASGVGFIGTLGVAAGLSVLVAAAASVTLTPALLGLLGRRIDRFHVRRPVAEPTGEADVWHRWAVRVSRRPWLFLVGGLLVLGVLAVPLASIQLGHVDAGAQSTSRTDRRAYDLITEGFGPGANGPLTVVTHLDSRHAESEGLRQDLAASLRRELAAVPGVASVTPPVPSPDRALLITTVVPTTGPQDAATADLIHTLQDETVPRTLSDTGATGYLTGTTAAAQTFTDTLTAKLPLIITVVVSAAFLLLLTVFRSLLVALKAAVLNLFSIAAAYGVVVAVFQWGWGGAWFGVTEKVPVESYVPMMMFAIVFGLSMDYEVFLLSRIRETWLQHEDNHLAVATGLAATARVITCAALIMTSVFLAFLLSTNVAVKMLALGLGVSVIIDATVVRLLLVPASMYLFGRANWWLPGWLDRLLPHLDPEGPAVPPEPLAGPDPAADPAADPGTASDTAPDLAPARGERR from the coding sequence ATGAACACTGAATCGGCCGAGGGGCCGGGGCTCCTCCACCGGAGCGGGCGCTGGTGCGCCCGGCACGCCTGGCGGGTCGTCGCCCTGTGGGTACTGGCACTGGTCGGCCTCGGGCTCGCCAACCACACCTGGGGCGGCACCTACGCGGACAGCTTCTCCCTCCCCGGCACCAGCACCCAGACCGGTGCCGACCTGCTGACGGCCCACACCACCGGGTCCGGCGGCACGGCCTCCGCCCTCGTGCTCACCTCCGACGGGGGCGCGGTCACCGATCACCGGGCGGCGATCGAGGCGGCCGTCGCCGGCCTGGGCCGGCTCCCGGACGTCCTGTCGGTGGCCGACCCGCTCACCACCCCCGGTGCGGTCTCCGCGGACGGCGGGACCGCCCAGGTGACCGTCCGCTTCGACGGCAACCCGGCGAGCTTCGACCCCGCCTACCTCGCCGAGGTGGACACCGCGGTCGAGCCGCTGCGCGCCGACGGCGTCACCGTCGAGTACGGGGCTCCGCTCGGCCAGCTGGCCACGCCCAAGTCCGCCGACCGCGCCTCGGAGGCGATCGGTCTGGCCGTCGCCGTGCTCGTGCTGCTGATCGGCTTCGGCAGCGTCGCCGCCACCGGCCTGCCCCTGGCGACGGCCGTGATCGGGCTGTCCGTGAGCCTGGCCGGGCTCGGACTGCTCGCCGGGCGGTTCGGCTTCGCCCAGGCCGCCCCGACCCTGGCCGCGATGATGGGCCTCGGCGTCGGCATCGACTACGCGCTCTTCCTTGCCACCCGCTACCGGGCCCTGCTGCACGCCGGGGCCGAACCGGCCGAAGCGGTCGGCCGTACGGTCGCCACCAGCGGCCGGGCCGTGCTGGTCGCCGCCGCCACGGTGGCCATGGCGCTGGGCGGGCTGTGCGCCTCCGGCGTGGGCTTCATCGGCACCCTCGGTGTCGCGGCCGGGCTCAGCGTCCTCGTGGCCGCCGCCGCGTCCGTGACCCTGACTCCCGCCCTCCTCGGTCTGCTCGGCCGCCGCATCGACCGCTTCCACGTCCGGCGGCCGGTCGCGGAACCCACCGGCGAGGCGGACGTCTGGCACCGCTGGGCCGTCAGGGTGAGCCGCCGCCCATGGCTCTTCCTGGTCGGCGGCCTGCTCGTGCTCGGCGTACTCGCGGTCCCCCTCGCGTCCATACAGCTCGGCCATGTCGACGCCGGCGCCCAGTCCACGAGCAGGACCGACCGCCGCGCCTACGATCTGATCACCGAGGGCTTCGGCCCCGGTGCCAACGGTCCGCTCACCGTCGTCACCCACCTCGACAGCCGCCACGCCGAGAGCGAGGGCCTGCGCCAGGACCTCGCGGCCTCGCTCCGGCGCGAGCTGGCCGCCGTACCGGGCGTCGCCTCCGTCACTCCCCCGGTGCCCAGCCCCGACCGCGCCCTGCTCATCACCACGGTCGTGCCCACCACCGGCCCGCAGGACGCGGCCACCGCCGACCTGATCCACACCTTGCAGGACGAGACGGTGCCGCGGACGCTGTCGGACACCGGAGCCACCGGCTACCTCACGGGCACGACCGCCGCCGCCCAGACCTTCACCGACACCCTCACCGCCAAACTGCCCCTGATCATCACCGTGGTGGTCAGCGCCGCGTTCCTGCTGCTGCTCACGGTCTTCCGCAGCCTGCTGGTGGCGCTGAAGGCGGCCGTGCTCAACCTCTTCTCCATCGCCGCCGCCTACGGCGTGGTCGTCGCGGTCTTCCAATGGGGCTGGGGCGGCGCGTGGTTCGGCGTCACCGAGAAGGTGCCCGTCGAGTCCTACGTACCGATGATGATGTTCGCGATCGTCTTCGGGCTCTCCATGGACTACGAGGTCTTCCTGCTCTCCCGGATCCGCGAGACCTGGCTGCAGCACGAGGACAACCACCTGGCCGTCGCCACCGGCCTCGCCGCCACCGCCCGCGTCATCACCTGCGCGGCACTGATCATGACCAGCGTGTTCCTGGCCTTCCTCCTCTCCACGAACGTCGCCGTCAAGATGCTCGCTCTGGGCCTCGGCGTCAGCGTCATCATCGACGCCACCGTGGTCCGCCTGCTCCTGGTTCCCGCGTCCATGTACCTCTTCGGACGCGCCAACTGGTGGCTCCCGGGCTGGCTCGACCGGCTGCTTCCGCACCTCGACCCGGAAGGGCCCGCCGTGCCGCCGGAGCCCCTGGCCGGACCGGATCCGGCAGCGGATCCCGCAGCCGACCCCGGTACCGCGTCCGACACCGCACCCGATCTCGCACCCGCCCGAGGAGAACGGCGATGA
- a CDS encoding LmeA family phospholipid-binding protein, giving the protein MKRPLARTRAALRRRPVLTVTVAVLLPAVAATGAAEYAVRHHIHNRVARAAPGLGDDLTVGVAGGSALWDLAHESIPRLDISSDDARVGRLSQVRVRARLDDVRLGGTTTVGATHADVTVSTQSLAAAIRGAVPSVAVAAVTADPGQGTVHADVGPGGLGRLTLRPVLADGKVTLAVDGLTLFGRSVPTERLGIASGGLGPQAGATKEYPLGLAATSAEVRLDGLHVALTGGPSTLSDT; this is encoded by the coding sequence ATGAAGCGCCCCCTGGCGAGGACCCGGGCCGCCCTGCGCCGCCGTCCCGTCCTCACGGTCACGGTCGCCGTGCTCCTGCCGGCCGTCGCCGCCACCGGCGCGGCCGAGTACGCGGTCCGCCACCACATCCACAACCGTGTCGCGCGAGCGGCTCCGGGCCTCGGTGACGACCTGACGGTCGGTGTCGCGGGCGGCTCGGCCCTGTGGGACCTGGCGCACGAGAGCATCCCCCGGCTCGACATCAGCAGCGACGACGCCCGGGTCGGGCGGCTCTCCCAGGTCCGCGTCCGGGCCCGGCTGGACGACGTCCGCCTCGGCGGGACGACCACGGTCGGCGCCACCCACGCGGACGTGACGGTCTCCACGCAGTCCCTCGCCGCCGCGATCCGCGGGGCCGTCCCGTCCGTGGCGGTGGCCGCGGTCACGGCCGACCCGGGGCAGGGGACGGTGCACGCGGACGTCGGCCCGGGCGGCCTCGGGCGGCTGACGCTGCGTCCGGTGCTCGCGGACGGCAAGGTCACGCTCGCCGTCGACGGGCTCACCCTGTTCGGCCGCTCCGTCCCCACCGAGCGGCTCGGGATCGCCTCCGGCGGCCTCGGCCCGCAGGCGGGCGCGACGAAGGAGTACCCGCTCGGGCTCGCCGCCACCTCCGCCGAGGTCCGGCTGGACGGCCTGCACGTCGCGCTGACGGGCGGCCCCAGCACCCTGTCCGACACCTGA
- a CDS encoding MAB_1171c family putative transporter produces MNTTRTLCFVIAALSSYAALVYRLCQARRSWKDGAYRALIATLLLQCLTFTMGALAMGGAPLLGVGNLAVLLMHLSAVAFCVSAQIILLRWAAADEESVRKARYWVITGIALDVLLTALFFLADGTGRPASDFDGTSEPLLLTYLLAFIVSQAIPCVTIHLQCGPYARMTGNASLRQALRLLSVTAVVLFLYCLARTVNILTAAAGVDIGAWKVAASVFSAAGIVMLSLSLTNSSWGPAATRLLEWARTYRSYRALYPLWRDLYESSPDIALEPPGASVSDLDYRLHRRVVEIRDGWRDLRPYIDRTADEGRDPAKEASAESRQAFTEAAQIKRALQAKLTHTVPRNNKDAGDFDDRDTSNFAAELAWLTQVAAAYSKLDKAS; encoded by the coding sequence GTGAACACCACCAGAACCCTCTGCTTCGTCATCGCGGCGCTCTCGTCGTACGCGGCGCTCGTCTACCGGCTCTGCCAGGCGCGGCGCAGCTGGAAGGACGGCGCGTACCGTGCGCTGATCGCCACTCTGCTGCTCCAGTGCCTCACCTTCACCATGGGGGCCCTGGCCATGGGGGGCGCGCCCCTCCTGGGGGTCGGCAACCTCGCCGTCCTCCTCATGCACCTGTCGGCGGTGGCCTTCTGCGTCAGCGCGCAGATCATCCTGCTGCGCTGGGCCGCCGCGGACGAGGAGTCCGTGCGCAAGGCCCGCTACTGGGTGATCACCGGCATCGCCCTCGACGTGCTGCTGACGGCCCTCTTCTTCCTCGCCGACGGCACCGGCCGACCCGCCTCGGACTTCGACGGCACCAGCGAGCCGCTGCTGCTCACCTATCTCCTGGCGTTCATCGTCTCCCAGGCGATCCCGTGCGTCACGATCCACCTCCAGTGCGGGCCGTACGCCCGGATGACCGGCAACGCCTCGCTGCGCCAGGCGCTGCGGCTGCTCTCGGTCACCGCGGTGGTGCTGTTCCTCTACTGCCTGGCCAGGACGGTCAACATCCTCACGGCGGCGGCCGGGGTCGACATCGGCGCCTGGAAGGTGGCCGCGTCGGTCTTCAGCGCGGCGGGCATCGTCATGCTCTCGCTCAGCCTGACCAACTCCTCCTGGGGCCCGGCGGCGACCCGGCTCCTGGAATGGGCCCGCACGTACCGGTCGTACCGGGCGCTCTACCCGCTCTGGCGGGACCTGTACGAGTCCTCCCCGGACATCGCCCTGGAGCCGCCCGGCGCCTCGGTGTCCGACCTCGACTACCGCCTTCACCGCCGGGTCGTCGAAATACGGGACGGGTGGCGGGACTTGCGTCCGTACATCGACCGCACCGCCGACGAGGGTCGCGATCCGGCCAAGGAGGCGAGCGCGGAATCGCGGCAGGCCTTCACCGAAGCTGCACAGATCAAGCGCGCCTTGCAGGCAAAACTGACCCACACGGTGCCCCGGAACAACAAGGACGCGGGCGACTTCGACGACCGTGATACGAGCAACTTCGCGGCAGAGCTCGCATGGCTCACCCAAGTGGCAGCCGCCTACAGTAAGCTCGACAAGGCGAGTTGA
- a CDS encoding response regulator transcription factor, whose product MTESRGLVLIVEDERHISDVQRLYLTREGFGVHVEADGAAGLAAARRMHPVAIVLDIGLPGMDGIAFCRALRDAGDWTPVLLVTARGEEADRILGLELGADDYLTKPFSPRELVARVKTVLRRAAGPPGAPPGSTGRLSVDPVSRTVRRDGEPVELTATEFNLLSHLLRHTGQVFTREQLLAQVWGYPGYRDTRMVDVFVSQVRAKLGDASPIRTVRGVGYSATAPGP is encoded by the coding sequence ATGACGGAGTCCAGGGGCCTCGTACTGATCGTCGAGGACGAGCGCCACATCTCCGACGTGCAACGCCTCTACCTGACCCGAGAAGGCTTCGGGGTGCACGTCGAGGCCGACGGCGCCGCCGGTCTCGCGGCCGCGCGACGCATGCACCCGGTGGCGATCGTCCTGGACATCGGCCTGCCCGGCATGGACGGCATCGCCTTCTGCCGCGCCCTGCGGGACGCCGGCGACTGGACGCCGGTCCTGCTGGTCACCGCCCGCGGTGAGGAGGCCGACCGGATCCTCGGCCTCGAACTCGGCGCGGACGACTACCTGACCAAGCCGTTCTCGCCGCGCGAGCTGGTCGCCCGCGTCAAGACCGTACTGCGCCGGGCGGCGGGCCCTCCTGGAGCGCCGCCCGGGAGCACCGGCCGGCTCAGCGTGGATCCGGTCAGCCGGACCGTGCGCCGCGACGGCGAGCCGGTCGAGCTCACCGCCACCGAGTTCAACCTGCTCTCCCACCTGCTCCGGCACACGGGCCAGGTCTTCACCCGCGAGCAACTGCTCGCCCAGGTGTGGGGGTACCCCGGCTACCGCGACACCCGCATGGTCGACGTCTTCGTCTCACAGGTCCGCGCCAAGCTCGGCGACGCGAGCCCGATCCGTACGGTCCGCGGCGTCGGGTACAGCGCGACGGCTCCCGGCCCGTGA
- a CDS encoding TetR-like C-terminal domain-containing protein, with protein sequence MDVSAISPAEDDDITPAVVIKDIARQQLVKVGAAGLSLDAVARDSGLPVADVEAAFQHRDDLLTALIVDAYDASGEAMEQADGAATAAGGSGGARLLAVTRALRRWSFDNPAEFTLIYGSPVPGYHAPQDTVPSASRTPAVLAGIVRSALEAGELTPPRRPVPGPPLLLPEAVQLFGGTPEAPFSDIVERGIVLWSGLIGLLVFQVFSRTHDSVRDEAAFFDYAIAVAAESIGLVVPPA encoded by the coding sequence ATGGATGTTTCCGCAATCAGTCCGGCCGAGGACGACGACATCACTCCGGCGGTGGTGATCAAGGACATCGCGCGTCAGCAGCTGGTGAAGGTGGGCGCCGCCGGCCTGTCCCTGGACGCCGTGGCGCGCGACAGCGGCCTTCCCGTCGCCGATGTCGAAGCCGCCTTCCAGCACCGTGACGATCTGCTGACCGCCCTGATCGTCGACGCCTACGACGCGTCCGGCGAGGCGATGGAGCAGGCCGACGGCGCTGCCACGGCGGCCGGCGGATCCGGGGGCGCACGGCTCCTGGCGGTCACCCGCGCGCTGCGGCGGTGGTCCTTCGACAACCCGGCCGAGTTCACCCTGATCTACGGCTCGCCGGTACCCGGCTACCACGCGCCGCAGGACACGGTCCCGTCCGCCTCGCGCACCCCCGCGGTCCTCGCCGGCATCGTGCGCTCCGCGCTGGAGGCCGGTGAACTCACCCCGCCCCGGCGGCCGGTGCCCGGCCCGCCGCTGCTCCTGCCGGAGGCCGTGCAGCTCTTCGGCGGCACGCCCGAGGCCCCGTTCTCGGACATCGTCGAGCGCGGCATCGTCCTGTGGAGCGGTCTGATCGGCCTCCTGGTGTTCCAGGTCTTCAGCCGTACCCACGACAGCGTCCGGGACGAGGCCGCGTTCTTCGACTACGCCATCGCCGTGGCCGCCGAGAGCATCGGCCTCGTGGTCCCCCCGGCCTAG
- a CDS encoding enoyl-CoA hydratase, whose protein sequence is MTYETILLERKGRVAVLTLDRPQALNALNLQVMTEVVAAAEELDRDPEVGCIVLTGSAKAFAAGADIKEMRPRGYTDMYLSDWFTAWDRLGQVRTPTLAAVSGYALGGGCELAMMCDILLAADTAKFGQPEIKLGVIPGIGGSQRLTRAVGKAKAMELCLTGRTMDAVEAERAGLVSRIVPAGELLSEALAVAGTVAGMSKPVAMMAKEAVNRAFETTLAEGVRFERRLFHAVFATADQKEGMSAFVDKRPPRFSHG, encoded by the coding sequence ATGACCTACGAAACCATCCTGCTGGAGCGCAAGGGGCGGGTGGCCGTCCTCACCCTCGACCGGCCGCAGGCCCTCAACGCCCTCAACCTCCAGGTCATGACCGAGGTGGTGGCCGCCGCGGAGGAGCTGGACCGGGATCCGGAGGTCGGCTGCATCGTCCTGACCGGCTCCGCGAAGGCCTTCGCGGCGGGCGCCGACATCAAGGAGATGCGGCCGCGCGGCTACACGGACATGTACCTCTCGGACTGGTTCACGGCGTGGGACCGGCTCGGCCAGGTCCGCACGCCCACCCTCGCGGCGGTCTCCGGCTACGCCCTGGGCGGCGGCTGCGAGCTCGCCATGATGTGCGACATCCTGCTCGCCGCGGACACCGCGAAGTTCGGGCAGCCGGAGATCAAGCTCGGGGTGATCCCGGGGATCGGCGGATCCCAGCGGCTCACCCGGGCCGTCGGCAAGGCCAAGGCGATGGAACTGTGCCTGACGGGCCGCACCATGGACGCGGTCGAGGCCGAACGGGCCGGACTGGTCTCCCGGATCGTCCCGGCCGGCGAACTGCTGTCCGAAGCCCTCGCGGTCGCCGGGACCGTCGCCGGGATGTCGAAGCCGGTCGCGATGATGGCCAAGGAGGCCGTGAACCGGGCCTTCGAGACCACCCTCGCCGAGGGCGTCCGCTTCGAGCGCCGGCTGTTCCACGCGGTCTTCGCCACGGCCGACCAGAAGGAGGGCATGTCCGCCTTCGTGGACAAGCGCCCGCCCCGCTTCAGCCACGGCTGA
- a CDS encoding toxin, protein MRGARKERAADQERRSRLKKLRKAGAQRIAELDLPAAADVAELCRHLGEVRDRPITLVPMQMPSSHPCGMWVAARDEDLIFYDANTTGAHQEHIILHELGHIICCHRGAGGLDEAAARLLFPNLDPQLVRDMLLRATYDDVQEQEAEIIAYLLSQRIGDAGQPHGAAAAGGEDGDPASSATLSRIERTLI, encoded by the coding sequence ATGAGGGGCGCCCGCAAGGAGCGGGCGGCCGACCAGGAACGCCGCAGCCGGCTCAAGAAGCTCCGGAAGGCGGGCGCGCAGCGGATCGCCGAACTCGATCTGCCGGCGGCGGCCGACGTGGCCGAACTGTGCCGCCACCTCGGCGAGGTGCGCGACCGGCCGATCACGCTGGTCCCGATGCAGATGCCCTCGTCGCATCCGTGCGGCATGTGGGTGGCCGCTCGCGACGAGGACCTCATCTTCTACGACGCCAACACCACCGGCGCGCATCAGGAGCACATCATCTTGCACGAGCTGGGCCACATCATCTGCTGCCATCGCGGGGCGGGCGGGCTGGACGAGGCGGCCGCGCGCCTCCTCTTCCCCAACCTCGACCCCCAGCTCGTACGCGACATGCTCCTGCGCGCGACCTACGACGACGTCCAGGAACAGGAGGCGGAGATCATCGCCTACCTCCTGTCCCAGCGGATCGGCGACGCCGGGCAGCCCCACGGCGCGGCCGCGGCAGGGGGCGAGGACGGCGATCCCGCCAGCAGCGCCACGCTCAGCCGCATCGAACGCACCCTGATCTGA
- a CDS encoding HAMP domain-containing sensor histidine kinase, with protein sequence MTGRPRTGPHRSSLARKIVVLTTAVAALAVALTGLIAWQTAAHGAEQRERDQLTRQATVLSRLPAVSEALFTGAQVLAGPNEVQLAVVAADGTVTGTAGPAVDRRSRAALLAGDPVSTTGILGGQEVLLVGQPGVRGGAVVLTEPYAVVTENTNQIRRNVIAPLVFGMLGAALAGALLARRIARPLVTAAQIAHRLADGERGVPAPVDGPRETADIGRALNVLDEALAHSENRQREFLLSVSHDLRTPLTALQGYAEALADGLIEPERVPEVGSILADETRRLDRFLGDLLDLARLEADDFRLDVAPADLRALVSEAAAFWTGLCARHGVDLRLERPEGPVVVATDAFRVRQLIDGLVQNALRVTPEGTPLVLAVRPAAAGGGAELQVRDGGPGLTDDDVRVAFDHGALHERYRDTRPVGSGLGLAIAHRLTGRLGAGIRVEGHGPEGGACFTVTLPSAPAA encoded by the coding sequence GTGACCGGCCGCCCCCGTACCGGTCCGCACCGTAGCTCCCTCGCCCGCAAGATCGTGGTGCTGACCACCGCGGTGGCGGCGCTCGCGGTGGCCCTGACCGGACTGATCGCCTGGCAGACCGCCGCGCACGGCGCCGAACAGCGGGAACGCGACCAGCTGACCCGTCAGGCGACGGTGCTCAGCCGGCTGCCGGCCGTGTCCGAGGCGCTGTTCACCGGCGCCCAGGTCCTGGCGGGGCCGAACGAAGTGCAGCTCGCGGTCGTCGCCGCGGACGGCACCGTGACCGGAACCGCCGGCCCGGCCGTCGACCGGAGGTCCAGAGCGGCCCTGCTGGCCGGGGATCCGGTCTCCACCACCGGCATCCTCGGCGGCCAGGAGGTACTGCTGGTGGGGCAGCCCGGCGTACGCGGCGGCGCCGTCGTGCTGACCGAGCCGTACGCGGTGGTCACCGAGAACACGAACCAGATCCGCCGCAACGTGATCGCCCCGCTGGTCTTCGGCATGCTCGGCGCGGCCCTGGCCGGAGCGCTCCTCGCCCGCCGGATCGCCCGTCCGCTCGTGACGGCCGCGCAGATCGCGCACCGGCTCGCCGACGGCGAACGCGGCGTACCGGCCCCGGTCGACGGCCCCCGGGAAACCGCGGACATCGGGCGCGCCCTCAACGTCCTGGACGAGGCGCTGGCCCACAGCGAGAACCGGCAGCGGGAGTTCCTGCTGTCCGTCTCCCATGACCTGCGCACCCCGCTGACCGCGCTGCAGGGCTACGCCGAGGCCCTCGCCGACGGCCTGATCGAGCCGGAGCGGGTGCCCGAGGTCGGCTCCATCCTGGCCGACGAGACCCGGCGCCTGGACCGGTTCCTCGGGGACCTGCTGGACCTGGCCCGGCTGGAGGCCGACGACTTCCGCCTGGACGTGGCCCCGGCCGACCTCCGCGCACTCGTCTCCGAGGCCGCCGCGTTCTGGACCGGCCTGTGCGCCCGCCACGGCGTCGATCTCCGGCTCGAACGGCCTGAGGGGCCCGTCGTCGTCGCGACGGACGCCTTCCGGGTCCGGCAGCTGATCGACGGCCTGGTGCAGAACGCGCTGCGCGTGACGCCCGAGGGCACGCCCCTGGTCCTCGCCGTCCGCCCGGCCGCCGCGGGCGGCGGGGCGGAGCTGCAGGTCCGCGACGGCGGGCCCGGCCTCACCGACGACGACGTACGCGTCGCCTTCGACCACGGCGCCCTCCACGAGCGCTACCGGGACACCCGCCCGGTCGGCAGCGGCCTGGGGCTGGCGATCGCCCACCGCCTGACCGGCCGGCTCGGCGCCGGCATCCGCGTCGAGGGGCACGGTCCGGAAGGCGGCGCCTGCTTCACCGTCACCCTCCCGTCCGCGCCCGCCGCCTGA
- the mmsB gene encoding 3-hydroxyisobutyrate dehydrogenase has protein sequence MSRTVAFVGLGRMGGPMAANLVRAGHRVLGFDLVPELLATAAATGVEPAVSAAAAAAEADVVITMLPAGAHVLALYGEGGLLAAARPGTLFVDCSTIDVADARAAHEAAGAAGHHSLDAPVSGGVVGARAASLTFMAGGGAEEFAAAGPLLGAMGRKAVHCGTAGAGQAAKICNNMILAVSMIGVSEAFVLAESLGLDHQALYDVASTASGQCWALTVNCPVPGPVPDSPANRDYLPGFAAPLMAKDLALAANALRAGGVAAPLGLKAAELYADFAAGEGAGLDFSAIVHTLRPRNGTPA, from the coding sequence GTGAGCAGGACCGTGGCGTTCGTCGGACTGGGCCGCATGGGCGGCCCGATGGCGGCCAACCTGGTGCGGGCCGGACATCGCGTCCTCGGCTTCGACCTGGTGCCGGAGCTGCTGGCCACCGCCGCCGCGACGGGGGTGGAGCCGGCGGTGTCGGCCGCCGCAGCGGCCGCCGAGGCCGATGTGGTGATCACCATGCTGCCGGCGGGCGCGCACGTCCTCGCCCTGTACGGGGAGGGCGGGCTGCTGGCCGCGGCGCGGCCCGGCACGCTGTTCGTCGACTGCTCCACCATCGACGTGGCCGACGCGCGGGCGGCCCACGAGGCCGCCGGGGCGGCGGGTCACCACTCCCTCGACGCGCCCGTCTCGGGCGGGGTGGTCGGCGCGCGGGCGGCGAGCCTCACCTTCATGGCGGGCGGCGGCGCCGAGGAGTTCGCGGCGGCCGGGCCGCTGCTCGGCGCGATGGGCAGGAAGGCCGTGCACTGCGGGACGGCGGGCGCCGGGCAGGCGGCGAAGATCTGCAACAACATGATCCTCGCCGTCTCGATGATCGGGGTGAGCGAGGCCTTCGTCCTCGCCGAGAGCCTGGGCCTGGACCATCAGGCCCTGTACGACGTGGCCTCCACCGCTTCCGGCCAGTGCTGGGCCCTCACCGTCAACTGCCCGGTGCCCGGACCGGTCCCGGACAGCCCGGCCAACCGTGACTACCTTCCCGGCTTCGCCGCGCCCCTCATGGCCAAGGACCTCGCCCTGGCGGCGAACGCCCTGCGGGCCGGCGGGGTGGCGGCGCCGCTGGGCCTGAAAGCCGCCGAGCTGTACGCCGACTTCGCCGCCGGCGAGGGCGCGGGGCTCGACTTCTCGGCGATCGTCCACACCCTGCGACCCCGGAACGGAACACCCGCATGA
- a CDS encoding helix-turn-helix domain-containing protein — MTGTENDTGNGSEERPLLATRLDDLFRTVRPKGKHWTNAEVADELKRVNPELKVGGVYLSQLRTGKRSNPSPDLLSALARFFGVSVAYFFDDKVAESVLGELAAIEALRQSGVRAVAMRAAGMKKENLQAITAIMDQYRQMQGLPPVADPSESG, encoded by the coding sequence ATGACCGGGACCGAGAACGACACCGGGAACGGGAGTGAGGAACGCCCCCTGCTCGCGACGCGCCTCGACGACCTGTTCCGAACGGTCCGCCCCAAGGGCAAGCACTGGACCAACGCCGAGGTCGCGGACGAGCTGAAGCGGGTCAACCCCGAACTCAAGGTCGGAGGTGTGTACCTGTCGCAGCTGCGCACGGGGAAGCGCTCCAACCCGTCACCCGACCTGCTGTCCGCCCTGGCCCGCTTCTTCGGGGTCTCGGTCGCCTACTTCTTCGACGACAAGGTCGCCGAGTCCGTGCTCGGCGAACTCGCCGCCATCGAGGCGCTGCGCCAGTCCGGGGTGCGCGCCGTGGCGATGCGGGCGGCCGGGATGAAGAAGGAGAACCTCCAGGCCATCACGGCCATCATGGACCAGTACCGGCAGATGCAGGGCCTGCCGCCGGTCGCCGACCCCTCCGAGTCGGGATGA